A genome region from Salvia splendens isolate huo1 chromosome 19, SspV2, whole genome shotgun sequence includes the following:
- the LOC121779035 gene encoding uncharacterized protein LOC121779035, which produces MNPVIGTDQTNICFWRRVLTVYHSFKPEVSAERDEGQIQKKFGQISRAVKRFISIYERQLQNAESGRSETDVRALSYQLFNTEDWPKFTYWNEYMLIRDSPQFKAICDDETGSTGKQIKLRAMAPTAVVATHVHST; this is translated from the coding sequence ATGAATCCGGTCATCGGTACGGATCAGACCAACATTTGCTTCTGGAGGCGCGTCCTGACGGTGTACCACAGCTTCAAACCAGAAGTCAGTGCCGAGCGTGATGAAGGCCAGATCCAGAAGAAGTTCGGACAGATCAGTAGAGCTGTGAAGAGGTTCATTAGCATTTACGAGAGACAACTCCAGAATGCCGAAAGCGGCCGCAGCGAAACCGACGTACGGGCGTTATCATATCAGTTGTTTAATACTGAAGACTGGCccaagttcacctactggaatgaatatATGCTTATCCGAGACTCCCCTCAATTCAAGGCGATCTGCGATGATGAGACTGGTTCTACTGGGAAGCAGATAAAACTCCGTGCCATGGCACCTACAGCAGTGGTAGCGACTCACGTGCATTCGACCTGA